The DNA sequence AGAGAATTGAAAGATGGGGAAATCCCTACCATCGGGAATAACGGGGACTGTTTCAATAGACGAGGGGATGCGACGGCTGAAGGATTGGCTTCACTCCAAACCTAAATTGCAATAAAAAAGGCCACTTTGAGGTGGCCTTTTCAATAATCTATTTAAGAAGCATCAGTCGATCAGCTTGCCGATGCTGCCAAAGCGGACCCGGAACTTCTCCCGGTCCCATGACCAGTACTTGATGAACGCCAGCCCCTTGATCTTGTCCATTTTCACAAAGCCCCAGAACCGGCTGTCGTAGGAGCGGTCGCGGTTGTCGCCCATGACAAAATAGGAACCGGGCGGCACCACGATCTGCTTGGTGTTGTCGCGCGGGTTCTGGGCAGCAGGGATGACATCCTTCTCCTTGTGAACCTCGTGGGGATTGTTATACGGCTTGGCGTTGACCATCACTGTCTTGCTCACCACCTGGATCACATCGCCCGGCACCCCGATAACCCGCTTGATGAAATCCTTGCTGGGATCTTCCGGGTATTCAAAGACAATGACATCGCCCCGCTTCGGGTCGCGGATCTTGAAAAGGCGCTTGTCGCTGAACGGAAGCTTGGTGCCGTAGATGAATTTGTTTACCAGGATGTGATCGCCGATTGCCAGGGTATCCTCCATGGAGCCTGATGGGATCTTGAAGGCCTGCACCACAAAGGTCCTGATGATCAGGGCCAGGATAACGGCAACAATGATCGACTCTGCGTATTCGCGGATTATATGTTTTCGCTTGAATTCAGGCTGCGGTTTTTCTTCATTACCGTAGTTCTTCATATCTTCCATTGTCAGGTCCTTAGTCCTCTACTTTTAGTATGGCCAGGAACGCCTCTTGGGGGAGTTCCACGTTACCGACGTTCTTCATCCGCTTCTTGCCCTCTTTCTGCTTTTCGAGGAGTTTGCGTTTACGGGTAATATCGCCGCCGTAACATTTGGCAAGAACATCCTTGCGCATAGCCTTGACGGTTTCCCGGGCAATGACCTTGTTGCCGATTGCCGCCTGGATGGCCACCTCGAACATCTGGCGGGAGATCAGCTCTTTCATCTTGGAAACAAGAGCACGGCCTCGGTAGTAGGCCTTTTCCTTATGGACAATGAGAGAGAGGGCATCGACAATCTCTCCGTTGATCATGACGTTCATCCGGACCAGATCACTCCGTCTGAAGTCGAGATGCTCGTAATCCAGGGAGGCATAACCCTTGGAAATCGATTTCAGGCGGTCATAGAAATCGAGCACGATCTCATTCAACGGCAGTTCATAGATGATCATCACCCTGGTTGGGGTCAGATACTTGATCTCCCGCTGCACGCCGCGCTTCTCGACGCAGAGGGCAATCACAGGGCCGACGAAATCGTTGGGCACATGGATATGGGCCAGGATGAACGGCTCTTCCATGTAATCGATATGCTGCGGTTCCGGCATCTTGGCCGCGCTCTCGATCTCGATCATGGTGCTGTCAGTCCGGTGGACCCGATAGACAACAGTCGGTGCCGTGGTGATCAGGTCGAGGCTGAACTCCCGCTCCAGGCGCTCCTGAATGATCTCCATGTGGAGCAGTCCCAGGAAGCCGCAGCGGAAACCGAAGCCGAGCGCCACCGAGGTCTCGGGCTCGAACGAAAAGGACGAATCGTTCAGCTTGAGTTTGGCCAGGGCATCACGAAGCTGTTCATACTGGGCGGTATCGATCGGGTAAAGCCCGGAAAAGACCATCGGCTTTACCTCTTTGAATCCTTCCATGGCCTTGTTGCACTGGCGATGGAGCAAAGTAACGGTATCACCGACCTTGGCGTCGGCGACATCCTTGATACCGGCGATGACAAAACCGACCTCGCCGACCGACAGGCTCGGCACTTCGCGCATGACTGGGGCAAAAACGCCCACCTTGAGCGCCTCGTAAGAGCGGTTGGTGGACATCAGCTGGATCTTGTCCCCCTTCTTGAGGGTGCCGTCAAAGATCCTGACCAGGATAATGACCCCTTGATACTGGTCGTACCAGGAATCGAAGAGCAGCGCCTTGAGTGGTGCGTCCTGATCGCCCTTGGGCGGCGGGATCTTCTTGACGATCTCTTCCAGGATCTCCCTGGTGCCGATCCCTTCCTTGGCACTGGCCAGCACCGCGTCATGGGCATCGATGCCGATGATATCCTCGATCTCCTGGATAACCCGCTCCGGCTCGGCAGCCGGCAGGTCGATCTTGTTGAGAACCGGAAAAACCTCAAGGTTGATATCCAGCGCCAGGTAGACGTTGGCCAAGGTCTGAGCCTCTACCCCTTGCGAGGCATCGACGACCAGCAGCCCGCCTTCGCAGGCAGCCAGCGAACGGGAAACCTCATAGGTAAAGTCCACATGGCCGGGGGTATCAATCAGGTTAAGGATATAGTCCTTGCCGTTATCAGCGGTGTAGTTGAGCCTGACGGTCTGGGCCTTGATGGTTATGCCCCGTTCCCGCTCCAGGTCCATCTTGTCGAGGAACTGGTCCTGCATCTCCCTGGCGGTCAGTGCCCCGGTGTATTCCAGCAGACGGTCGGCCAGCGTTGATTTGCCATGGTCGATATGGGCGATTATTGAAAAATTGCGGATATTGTCGTGAGACATGAACACCTTTGCTTCCTGATTGTATAAACCGGTGAAGAATAGCCCAACAACAGCGCTGATGTAAAGGGATTTCTCGTCTGTAGCCGGTCTGTAAAACATTGCCTTGCATTATTGTCCGTGATAAAGTCCGTTCATAAAAAACTCTAAAGGATAATCAACGAAATGCTGACAGGAAAGCAGAAGCGATTTCTCCGAGCGTTGGGGCACAGCCTCAAGCCGGTAATCACGGTAGGTAAAAGCGAAGTAACCGAGGCCTTGGTAAAAGAGACCTCTATTGCGTTGGATGCCCATGAATTGATCAAGATCAAGCTGCTGGAGAGCTGCCTTATGGACCGGAACGAGGTCGCCAGGTTGCTTGCCGAAGGGTGCGAGGCCGAAGTGGCCCAGATCCTGGGGAGAACAGCACTGCTGTATCGCCAGGCAAAAGAACCCAAGCTCGAACTTCCTAAACAAACGGCAAAAAAGGGCTGATCAAGGGTGGAAGCAATGCTGCAGACCAAAGAATTCCCTCAGGAAAGACCTGATCTGGCCCCCTATGCCGCTCGCAGTGCCGCATCAAGAGGCCGCAAGCATCATGAAGATTTGCGCGATCCCCGGCCGGCCTTCGAGCGCGACCGGGACCGGATCATCCACTCTGCGGCGTTTCGGCGCCTTGAGTATAAGACCCAGGTCTTTGTCAATCATGAGGGGGATTACTACCGGACCCGCTTGACCCACTCGCTGGAAGTCGCCCAGATCGGCAAGGCCATAGCGCGCCGCCTGAAGCTGAACGAGGAACTGACTGAGGCGGTTGCCCTGGCCCATGATCTTGGGCACACGCCGTTCGGCCACACCGGTGAAGAGGTGCTGAACCGCCTCATGGAAAACAGCGGCGGTTTTGAGCACAATCTCCAGTCGCTACGGGTGATCGACGAACTGGAAGAGCGTTATCCGACCTTCAATGGACTCAACCTGTCCTGGGAAGTGCGTGAAGGGATCATCAAGCACTCCTCTCCCTATGACCGTCCCTCAGGGATCATCGATGAGTTCATGCCGGGAGTGGTTCCGACCGTTGAGGCACAAATTATAAACTTTGCCGATGAGATCGCCTACAACAACCACGATATTGACGATGGTCTGAAATCCGGGCTGTTGAGCATAAAACAGCTACAGCAGGTGGAACTGTGGCAGGAGATGCATGAAAGCATTGCCCGCCGCTTTCCCGGCCTGGACGAAGAACGGGCCAAGTGCCAGACAATCAGTGCCCTGATCGGTTCGTTCATCGCCGACCTGACGGCAAACACCCTCAACAATCTTGAGGCGTTCGCTATTCAAACCACCGATGATCTGCGCCGGGTAAACAGACAGGTTGTTGACTTCACCCCTGAATTCGCCGAGAAAAATCGGCAACTCAAGCGGTTCCTCTTTGAGAACCTCTACCGTCACTACAAAGTCGAACGGATGCGGGTCAAGGCCGAGCGCTATATATCAATGCTGTTCGACAGCTACCTCAAGCACCCCACCCTGCTGCCGCTCAAGTATGTGAAACGGATGGAATCCGTGGGGCGGGAACGGGTGATCTGCGACTATATCGCCGGCATGACCGACCGGTTTGCCCTGGACGAATTCAAGCGGTTATTTGAACCGTATGAAAGGGTATGAGCCGGTTAGCGGTCTGCCCATAAGATCGCTTACTTCTTGACTGCCCAGGTATCTGGTGATAAATTAATGAACTCTTCCTTACAGACAATATCAAGATGAGAGCATAAATGACCAACACGTTGCTGGCAAAGGTTCCCATAAACATTAAAGAGAAACTTGGTTCCTCAAGTTGCGTCTGTCCCCTATCCGGGAAAGACGTCTTTAATGCCCTTAAGGATGAGCACTTGATAGTAATGGGGTGTAATCCCCGGATCATGCATGTCATCCCCGGTATCATGCGCGCGGCGCAAGAGCTTGATGCCGTGGTGGCCTTCGAATTGAGCAGGGCTGAAGGCGACCTTGATGGGGGATACACCGGCCTGACTCCTGAAAGTTTCTGTTCGACTCTGCTATCACATGCGGAATCCTGTCGCTTCACCAAGCCGTTCGTTATTCATGCCGACCATATCTTCATCCCGGATAACTCCCAGGCTGAGCGGGACAGTGCGCGAAGCCTGATCGAAGCGCAGATAGCTGCCGGTTTTACCTCATTTGCCATGGATGCGTCATGCACCCAGCTGGAGCAGAACATTGCCATCATCGCGGACCTGGCTTTGCCGATACAAAAGGCTGGGTTCGGTCTTGAGACCGAACTGGGCGAAGTAAAGCATGTCGGCTCAGAATCCAGGCTTACCGAGGTCTCAGAAGTAACGGCTTTTCTTGCCGGTCTGCAGGACAAAGGGGTTTGCCCCCAGCTGCTGGCCATAGATAACGGCTCGAAAAGCGGCAATTACCTTGATGGCCAGGCAGTCAACATTGACCTTGAACGCACCGGCGAGATTTATCAGGCCGCGGTTCAATTCGGCGTTACCGGGCTGGTGCAGCACGGCATTACCGGCACGCCGTTGAGAATTGTTGGCAGGTTTTCCGATTATGGCATCCGCAAGGGGAACATCGGCACGCTTTGGCAGAACATTGCCCATGCGGGATTCCCGCTGGATCTCATGGACGAAATGCGTAAATGGTCCAGAGAGAACAACCGGGATATCAAGCATGCCACGGCAGTTTTCAAGCAGGAGATTGATGCCATTCCGGCAGAGAATTGCCAGATGATCAGTGAGATGGCTTTCCGGGAAGCAGTCGAATTTATCAAGGCGTTCCATGCTCAGGGAAGCGCTACCAAACTTGCCGCCCGATTTGCAGAATAGATGAGGGTAATCAGTGGCACGGCAAAAGGGCGACGCTTGACCCCTCCGACGGACCGGCGGGTGCGACCGACCTCTGATCGCACCAAGGAAGCTCTTTTCAGTATTTTGCACTCGATGCTCGGCGATCTTACCGGACTGAAGGTCCTGGATGTTTTTGCCGGTACCGGGAACCTCGGCATTGAAGCATTGAGCCGCGGGGCGGCAAGCGCAGTTTTCATTGACAGCCATCGGAGTTCTGCCGCACTGGTGAATGAGAATCTCCGGTCAACAGGGCTCTACGCCAAGGCAGAAGTAATGCAGTCAGAAGTTAGCCAGGCACTGTCAAAGCTTAAGATGCGCAACTGCAGCTTTGACCTGGTTTTTGCCGACCCTCCCTATGATCAAGGGCTGGCAGAAAAATTTCTCGATATAATTTCAGATTCCGTGCTGCTCAACAAAGAGTCTCTTGTGGTTGTTGAATCCGGAGTAAACGAAAATTTCCTTCTCGCTGAAGGTGTTCTGAGGCAAGTCGATCGCCGGATATATGGCGATACGGCCCTGACATTCTTCTCAATTTCTGACTGAGGTTTTCATGCCGCGCAAAATTGCCGTATACCCAGGGTCTTTTGATCCCATTACTTACGGTCATCTGGACATCATTAACCGGGGACTGAAGATATTCGACAATATCATTGTTGCTGTTGCCAGGAATTCGGCCAAAAATTCTCTGTTTACCATAGAGGAACGGGTGGATCTGATCAGCCGTGTCCTTGAAGGGAACGACCGGGCAAAAGTTGACACCTTCGACGGCCTTCTGATAGACTACGTCCGCTCCCAGCAGGCAACGGTGATCATCCGCGGACTCCGGGCCATATCCGATTTCGAGTACGAATTCCAGATCGCCCAGATGAACCGGGGGCTGACCAAAGAGGTCGAAACCCTGTTCATGATGACATCCGTGCCGTATAGCTACCTTTCCTCTTCAATAGTAAAAGAGGTCAGCTCACTGAACGGCCCTGTAGACGGCCTTGTGCCCCCTCTGGTAAAACAAGCACTTGACATCAAGTTTCAGCACCAAAAAACCTCTCAAGGAGACCCGAATGAATCCGTTAGCAGTTGAACTCAACGAGATGCTCAGCCAGAGCAATTCCTACGTTCTGGAGATGCTGTCCGACCTGGGCAAGAACCTGTTCTTTCCCAAGGGAATACTGACCCAGTCGGCCGAAGCCAAAGAGAAAGCCCATAAATTCAACGCTACCATTGGGATCGCCACCGAAAAAGGCGGCCCGATGTACCTCCAGTGCATCCAGGACAAGCTCACCGCCTGGGACCCGAAGGACATCTACCCCTATGCACCGCCGGCCGGCAAGCCGGAACTGCGTTCGCTGTGGCGGGAGAAGCAGTTGCGCGAGAACCCGAGCCAGCAGGGTAAGCACTTCAGCAACCCGATCGTTACCAACGCCCTTACCCACGGCCTCTCCATTGTCGCCGACATGTTCGTCGATCGGGGAGACCACGTGATCCTGCCGGACATGCTCTGGGGAAACTACAATCTCACCTTCGGCACCTGCTCCGGTGCCGTCATGAAAAAATTCCCGACCTTCACCGTGGCCGGTGGCTATGACGTGGACGCCTTCAAGGCCGAATTAAAGAACAGCGCCGAAGAAAAAGGGAAAGCCATTGTCATCCTTAACTTCCCCAACAATCCGAGCGGCTACACCCCGACTGTTGCCGAGGGTAACGCTATCGTCGCCGCCATCAAAGAGGTCGCTGAGGCTGGCTGCAACATCGTTGCGGTAACCGACGACGCCTACTTCGGCCTCTTTTACGAGGACAGCCTGAAGGAGTCGCTCTTCGGCAAGCTGGCCAACCTCCACCCGCGCATTCTGGCGGTCAAGCTGGACGGCGCCACCAAAGAGGAGTTTGTCTGGGGCTTCCGCACCGGCTTCATCACCTTTGCCGACGGCAACAGCTTTGAGAACGAGCGGGTCATGACCGCCCTGGAGAAGAAGGCGATGGGGATCATCCGCGCCCGGATCTCCAACTGCCCTCACCCTTCCCAGACCTTTGCCATCGAGGCGCTCCGCTCCCCGAAATTCCTTGAGCAGAAGGAAGAGAAGTTCCAGGTGCTGAAAGGGCGAGCCCTCAAGGTCAAAGAGGTCCTCAACAGCGGCAAGTACGACTCTGCCTGGACCTACTACCCATTCAATTCCGGTTACTTCATGTGCCTCAAGCTGAAAACCGTCGATGCCGAGAAGCTGCGGGTTCACATCCTCGATAAGTATGGCGTTGGCGGCATCTCCATCGGCAAGACCGACCTGCGAATCGCCTTCTCCTGCATAGAGGAGAAAGACATCCCTGAACTGTTCGACATCATTTACCAGGGAGTTCAGGATCTGGCCTGATCATCCCGCCGTAACCAAGGGGGGCAGTGGCAGCGCCCCCCTACTTTATCAGTTTTTTAACTGGCGAAACCCGCAACGGAGGTTCCATGATCACCAAAGACATGATCATCGGCGACATTATTCGCTCCTTCCCCGCGACCATTCCAGTCTTTGCCAAATACAAGCTGGACTGCTACGAGTGCCAGATCGCCGACCTTGAAACGCTGGAGCATGGTGCCGGAGTCCACAAAATCAGCGTTGACGACCTTCTTGCAGAACTGAACCGGAACGCAGCTTCTTAACTCATGACTGAGCAACTACTTGAATACGAGCAATACTTCCTCCCTCAGCAAGCCATAAGGGTTGCCCTGATTGCAGAGTCTCATACCCTACCGGAACAATCCGGGACCGTCTCAGCACTTTCCGGAGACCTGATAAAAGTCTTCCTCGACTCTCAGTTGCCCATCGCAGATCACCGCGATACGGCAGAGTATCTTCTTGAGCTGCGCTCTGTCCATTTGGGCAGTGCTTTTCGTTGCAGGGCCTTGCTGGTAAGCGACGCATCGGAATTGATCGTTCAGCTGCGACTGGTCGGCAATGTCATTTTTGAAGAGTTGCGTGAGTATTTCAGGATCGATACCTATATCCCGCTGCGCTATATACCAATGCCTGACCGGGACGAAAAAACCATTCTCCGGCAATGGATGGAACTTTCGGATTATCATGCCCAACGGGCAAACAAACCCGCCAGCTTCCTTTACAGTGGCGGCCATGAAACACCGACGCCTCGGGACTCGAACTTTTTTACGCCGCTTGAATACTCGACACCGGTCGCCGCCAACATCAGTGGCGGGGGACTGAGAACCAACCTTCCCGAACATCTGCAACCTGGGTGTAAGGCGATTCTAGAAATGTACCTCCCCGGCGCTCCGTCAAAGGTTGTCGATGTCATCGGCGAGGTCCTGCCATCGGCATTCGTCCATTCAGAGGACGGAGGACGGACCTTTTCCACGCCGTTCAAGTTCACCCATATCAATGAAAGCGATCGCGATGCGATCATCAATCATATCCACAAGGTCCAGCAGAGACAGATCAGGCAAATTTCCGAAGATATGCCGACAGAGTACCAGACGGCACCTGAGATTCATCTCTCAACAAGAGCAAAAGCAAAACGCATCTTAATCAGAGTCCTAGCAATAGCAGCTTCGCTTGTTGTTTTCACCCTTCTCTTCAACCTTTATAAACACAGAGGTAAATCGGAAATAGGCATCATTTTCGAGAAGGGCCTGCAGCTGTATATCGACAAGATCTCTTCCAGAAACAGGGAATAAATCGTTTTTATTGCCCCCCTACTCCGGCCATTTCATAATTGACACTCATGCCGATCTCTTCCCGCACCAAGTTGCTGATACGGGACGCGGACTCTTCCACCAGCATGTCAAGCAGCAGCTTTTTCTTCTTCGGCGGATGGATCACCTCTGGTTCACCTTTAATGCCTGCCAGCCTGCCGGCCTCCTCTATTGCATCCTGAAGAGAGCCGAGGCGATCGACAAGCTTGACGGCAAGGGCCTGTTCGCCGGAGAAGATTCGACCATCGGCGATTGCCTTCACCTGATCAACCGGTAGATTGCGCCCCTCGGCAACTGCCTTGACAAACTGGCCATGGGTACTGTCTATCACCCCCTGCAGCAGCGCCTTCTCCTCATCGGTCATGGGTCGAACCGGCGAACCGGAGTCCTTGTATTTGCCGGTCTTCAAGGTAAAGGCCTTCATCCCGATCTTGTCCATCAATCCTTCCACATTGGAAAACTTCATCAGCACGCCGATACTGCCGGTGATCGTACCCGGGTTGGCATAAATGACCGAAGCAGGGGCAGATATATAATAACCGCCTGAGGCAGCAAGGCTACCCATTGACACGACGACCTTTTTCTTTTTGCTGAGCTTCTTGACCTCTTGGTAAATCTCCTGCGAAGGGCCCACTACCCCGCCAGGCGAATCGACCCTGAGAACGACTGCCTTGACATCATCGTCACGGCCAAAGTCATGGAGCTGCTTTACCGTATCCTGGGAATCAAGGATGATCCCTTTGACCTCCACCACCCCTATGCCGCTGCCCTTGACCAATTTGGCGTCACTACCAAAAAATTGGGTGGCAATAACCAGACACCCCACCAACATCAGGACAAAGCCGATGGTAATGCCGATAGCGATCCAAAGCCATTTATTATTCATATTAAGTCCTTTGCCAATTGCCTGCTAAAATCCTGTCAATGCTTGCTTGACGCCCTTTAATGTTCTCTGCTATCGTTAGTTCATGAAATGCATCGTGTTCTCAGATACCCACGGGAATTACCCGCTGGCAATCGAGGTTTTAACCCACGCAGCTCCGGCTGACATGATTTTCCACCTTGGAGATGAAGCCGAGGATGCCAGCATGATTGAAAGCATCTGCCAGACAAAGGTCCAGAAAGTAGCTGGGAATTGCGACCCTCCCGGGAAATTCCCCAGAGAGATCAGCATGTTCGTCGAAGAAACGAAGGTGCTTTTGACCCACGGCGACCGCTACCATGTCAAGTCAGGACTTGCGAAACTGGTTGAGCGCGCTGTTGCAGTGGAAGCGAACCTGGTCCTTTACGGACATACCCACCAGGCGTCGATCGAGAGAATAAATGACATCCTTTTTGTCAATCCCGGTTCTTTACTGAGAGGTTCCAGCAGCAAAAGCTATGCAGTTCTCAAGATCGAAGCTCATCACGTTGAGGCACAGATCGTTATGCTGGAAGAATAGAAAAATTCCCTTCAGCACCCGCAACCGCAATTATGGCACACCCGGCGGTTGTGCTCCTCCGGGGCGATGGTTTCCGGTGCAAAGGCAACCCGGTGCAGAGCCCTTCGGATATCCTCTTTCAGGTCCAGATTCTGACTCTTGCCGATGATATGGCCAACGCACTGGCTGGTGATCCCGTCAGCAGGAGATGACACCCGGACAGAGTTCAACAGATCCGCATAACTGTTAATATCAATAGTTACCGAATGGTTGGTGGAACGGGCCAAACCAATGTCAAACCGCCCGAGTTCTGATTCCAGTTCGGAGAAAAAACTCGCAAAGTCATCCGTATCAACATCTACTTTCCAGTCGGGGCGTAGGTGATTCTGCCCGAAAAAAGTCACTGTAAGCTTCTTGCCGCTCATTTCCTCGATTACCTCATGTAACTATTTTGATTTTGCATCAACGTCCTGGCGTGCTTCAGCCTTGCGGTTAAGCGAGCTGAATACCATCTCCAGCACTGCCTTCTGCTTTACTTCAAATTTGTTAAGTACGGCAAGGCAGGTGCCTAATGGGAAATTTGCATGAAGATAGTCCGAATCCCTCCCGGAAAGAATAACAATCCGTTTTGGATCCATGCCGGTCTCTACAGCAAAATTGAAGAGTTTGGCGCCATCAATATCCGGCATCTCGAGGTCAAGTACCAGCAGGTCCAATCCCCCTTCTTTGATGATACTCAGGGCACTGACCGGCTTCGAGCATGTTACCAACTCAAGCAAAGGATAATTCTCACTGACAAATGCGCCGAGGAGATCCAGAAATACCGGGTCATCATCGACAATAAGGATCTTTCCCATATGTTAACTCGTCATAACCTAGCTATTTAATGATCTTGGTGGCTACGTTCAACACTTGGATAGGGACGTGGAGATCAAGTGCGCGGGCTGTTTTCATATTGATAATCAGATCGACTTTCTTTGGGGCCACAATAGGGATAATGGCGGGCTTTCTGCCGGCTATCACTTTTGCCGCGAGATCTGCAGCCTGATGTCCCATCTCTCCCGGGTGCGCCTCAAGCGATACCAATGCGCCCCTCTCACCACCATCAGGCACTTGGGTAATAATCGGCACCCTGTGGTCCATGGAACGTCGGATAACCTTGTCTATCTGCCGGCCAACCATGGATGATTCTGTTACATAAAGCAGATCCACCTGGGGAAGAAGGGAAGACAGGGCTTGTTCCAGCATCGCAGGACTGTCTACATTGCTCTCAACTACAGAGAACCGGTTTTGTGCCGCCAGGCGCTTGAGTTCTTTCAACTGGACTACGGAGCCTACTTCACGTGAGGTGAACAAAACTCCTACCTGCCTGAACTGCTTGAACTCCTGCGCAGTCTTGATCAAAGTGGAGAGAGGGACCTTGGAACTTACTCCTGTAGCATTATTACCGGGAGCAGAGAGGCTCTTGGCGATCCCTGTCTCAAGCGGTGCATAGACATCAACAAAGACGATTGGGATATCGTGCGACTCCTGAAGAGCTGCCAAAGCAGCCGGAGCACCAAAAGCCACAATTATGTTAGCACCGATCGCATTAAACTTCCTGATGGCGTTTGACCAGGAAATCGGGTCCGGGTTGGGGATCTGGGTTACTAATTCAATAGTGGTCTGGTCATAGCCTTTGGCAGCCATTGCGCGGACAAAAGCCTTGTGGGCGTTACGGTAGCGAGGTTGATCACTGGACAAAACCGAAGCGATAATCAGACTAGCAGACTTGGCCGTTGTTGCAGGGAACACTGCAACAGACAAGAGCACCGAAAAAGCTAAAACAAGTTTTAGGAATAAGGAGTAGTTCATTACCACTTTGCCGTCAAACTGGTTGTTACTGAATGGACCGAACCGTCATACAACGAATTATAATCGTCATGGTATGTGCGATAACGGTAGTCTACGCCACAGGCAATATTCTTATACAATTGATAATCAACCTTGAAACTCACTGAATCCTCGACCGACTTCAGGGCTGAGATCGCTTTTACCCCTGAGGCATCTACGTTTTGCGTGGATGTCGGATCGAACTCGGCGTTAGATCTCACTTGCTGGAAAGCAAGTGCTGTACCTAGTTTTTCCATGGGCCGTAACGCAATGGTAATGCCATAAAGCAGAGATTGGGCGGTGTAGTTGGACGCTGTTGCGGTGTTAAGATTG is a window from the Geoanaerobacter pelophilus genome containing:
- the lepB gene encoding signal peptidase I; protein product: MEDMKNYGNEEKPQPEFKRKHIIREYAESIIVAVILALIIRTFVVQAFKIPSGSMEDTLAIGDHILVNKFIYGTKLPFSDKRLFKIRDPKRGDVIVFEYPEDPSKDFIKRVIGVPGDVIQVVSKTVMVNAKPYNNPHEVHKEKDVIPAAQNPRDNTKQIVVPPGSYFVMGDNRDRSYDSRFWGFVKMDKIKGLAFIKYWSWDREKFRVRFGSIGKLID
- the lepA gene encoding translation elongation factor 4, coding for MSHDNIRNFSIIAHIDHGKSTLADRLLEYTGALTAREMQDQFLDKMDLERERGITIKAQTVRLNYTADNGKDYILNLIDTPGHVDFTYEVSRSLAACEGGLLVVDASQGVEAQTLANVYLALDINLEVFPVLNKIDLPAAEPERVIQEIEDIIGIDAHDAVLASAKEGIGTREILEEIVKKIPPPKGDQDAPLKALLFDSWYDQYQGVIILVRIFDGTLKKGDKIQLMSTNRSYEALKVGVFAPVMREVPSLSVGEVGFVIAGIKDVADAKVGDTVTLLHRQCNKAMEGFKEVKPMVFSGLYPIDTAQYEQLRDALAKLKLNDSSFSFEPETSVALGFGFRCGFLGLLHMEIIQERLEREFSLDLITTAPTVVYRVHRTDSTMIEIESAAKMPEPQHIDYMEEPFILAHIHVPNDFVGPVIALCVEKRGVQREIKYLTPTRVMIIYELPLNEIVLDFYDRLKSISKGYASLDYEHLDFRRSDLVRMNVMINGEIVDALSLIVHKEKAYYRGRALVSKMKELISRQMFEVAIQAAIGNKVIARETVKAMRKDVLAKCYGGDITRKRKLLEKQKEGKKRMKNVGNVELPQEAFLAILKVED
- the yhbY gene encoding ribosome assembly RNA-binding protein YhbY is translated as MLTGKQKRFLRALGHSLKPVITVGKSEVTEALVKETSIALDAHELIKIKLLESCLMDRNEVARLLAEGCEAEVAQILGRTALLYRQAKEPKLELPKQTAKKG
- a CDS encoding deoxyguanosinetriphosphate triphosphohydrolase produces the protein MLQTKEFPQERPDLAPYAARSAASRGRKHHEDLRDPRPAFERDRDRIIHSAAFRRLEYKTQVFVNHEGDYYRTRLTHSLEVAQIGKAIARRLKLNEELTEAVALAHDLGHTPFGHTGEEVLNRLMENSGGFEHNLQSLRVIDELEERYPTFNGLNLSWEVREGIIKHSSPYDRPSGIIDEFMPGVVPTVEAQIINFADEIAYNNHDIDDGLKSGLLSIKQLQQVELWQEMHESIARRFPGLDEERAKCQTISALIGSFIADLTANTLNNLEAFAIQTTDDLRRVNRQVVDFTPEFAEKNRQLKRFLFENLYRHYKVERMRVKAERYISMLFDSYLKHPTLLPLKYVKRMESVGRERVICDYIAGMTDRFALDEFKRLFEPYERV
- a CDS encoding class II fructose-bisphosphate aldolase, which translates into the protein MTNTLLAKVPINIKEKLGSSSCVCPLSGKDVFNALKDEHLIVMGCNPRIMHVIPGIMRAAQELDAVVAFELSRAEGDLDGGYTGLTPESFCSTLLSHAESCRFTKPFVIHADHIFIPDNSQAERDSARSLIEAQIAAGFTSFAMDASCTQLEQNIAIIADLALPIQKAGFGLETELGEVKHVGSESRLTEVSEVTAFLAGLQDKGVCPQLLAIDNGSKSGNYLDGQAVNIDLERTGEIYQAAVQFGVTGLVQHGITGTPLRIVGRFSDYGIRKGNIGTLWQNIAHAGFPLDLMDEMRKWSRENNRDIKHATAVFKQEIDAIPAENCQMISEMAFREAVEFIKAFHAQGSATKLAARFAE
- the rsmD gene encoding 16S rRNA (guanine(966)-N(2))-methyltransferase RsmD; this encodes MRVISGTAKGRRLTPPTDRRVRPTSDRTKEALFSILHSMLGDLTGLKVLDVFAGTGNLGIEALSRGAASAVFIDSHRSSAALVNENLRSTGLYAKAEVMQSEVSQALSKLKMRNCSFDLVFADPPYDQGLAEKFLDIISDSVLLNKESLVVVESGVNENFLLAEGVLRQVDRRIYGDTALTFFSISD
- the coaD gene encoding pantetheine-phosphate adenylyltransferase, whose protein sequence is MPRKIAVYPGSFDPITYGHLDIINRGLKIFDNIIVAVARNSAKNSLFTIEERVDLISRVLEGNDRAKVDTFDGLLIDYVRSQQATVIIRGLRAISDFEYEFQIAQMNRGLTKEVETLFMMTSVPYSYLSSSIVKEVSSLNGPVDGLVPPLVKQALDIKFQHQKTSQGDPNESVSS
- a CDS encoding aminotransferase class I/II-fold pyridoxal phosphate-dependent enzyme; protein product: MNPLAVELNEMLSQSNSYVLEMLSDLGKNLFFPKGILTQSAEAKEKAHKFNATIGIATEKGGPMYLQCIQDKLTAWDPKDIYPYAPPAGKPELRSLWREKQLRENPSQQGKHFSNPIVTNALTHGLSIVADMFVDRGDHVILPDMLWGNYNLTFGTCSGAVMKKFPTFTVAGGYDVDAFKAELKNSAEEKGKAIVILNFPNNPSGYTPTVAEGNAIVAAIKEVAEAGCNIVAVTDDAYFGLFYEDSLKESLFGKLANLHPRILAVKLDGATKEEFVWGFRTGFITFADGNSFENERVMTALEKKAMGIIRARISNCPHPSQTFAIEALRSPKFLEQKEEKFQVLKGRALKVKEVLNSGKYDSAWTYYPFNSGYFMCLKLKTVDAEKLRVHILDKYGVGGISIGKTDLRIAFSCIEEKDIPELFDIIYQGVQDLA
- a CDS encoding DUF1858 domain-containing protein gives rise to the protein MITKDMIIGDIIRSFPATIPVFAKYKLDCYECQIADLETLEHGAGVHKISVDDLLAELNRNAAS